The following are encoded together in the Humulus lupulus chromosome 5, drHumLupu1.1, whole genome shotgun sequence genome:
- the LOC133834513 gene encoding uncharacterized protein LOC133834513, with translation MASNRDDSLQSISVRLDGKNYSYWNYVMKKILKGKKMWGYVSGTLVKPTNDKADYATLLENWEVDNSKIITWINNSVEHSIGTQLAKYETAKEVWDHLARLYTQSNFAKQYQLESDIRALEQKDMSIQEFYSVMTDLWDQLALTESAELRAFAPYIARREEQRLVQFLMALRDDFEGLRGSILHRSPLPSVDSVVSELLADEIRLKSQAGKGILPAPSPSVLVVPPRHFTHHENKPHTKVGVDECSFCKQKGHWKAQCPKLVNRAPQQQRHQLRPPQFGNQPPHYGSQPQFGNHSQPRPYRPPQFNAAATVPPSDSYDFGASSSNPALAALSEQFQKFLTMQPHAMSASSSVGQPPTSSSGSAVSEADWDRP, from the exons ATGGCAAGTAATAGAGATGATTCCCTTCAATCCATTAGTGTGAGGTTAGATGGAAAGAATTATTCTTATTGGAACTATGTGatgaaaaaaattttgaaagggAAAAAGATGTGGGGTTATGTTTCTGGAACTTTGGTTAAACCAACAAATGACAAAGCGGATTATGCAACTTTGCTAGAAAATTgggaagtggataattcaaaaattattacTTGGATAAACAACTCTGTAGAACACTCCATAGGTACCCAACTAGCCAAGTATGAAACAGCGAAGGAAGTTTGGGACCATCTTGCAAGGCTGTATACTCAGTCTAACTTTGCAAAGCAATATCAATTAGAATCAGATATTAGAGCTCTTGAACAGAAAGATATGAGTATTCAAGAGTTCTATTCAGTTATGACAGATCTATGGGATCAATTGGCCCTTACTGAATCTGCAGAATTACGAGCTTTTGCACCATATATTGCTCGTAGGGAGGAACAACGATTGGTTCAGTTTTTGATGGCACTTCGTGATGACTTTGAGGGACTCCGTGGCTCTATTTTGCATCGTTCTCCACTTCCTTCGGTTGATTCAGTAGTTAGTGAACTATTGGCAGATGAAATTCGTCTTAAGTCTCAAGCAGGAAAAGGCATCCTCCCAGCACCCAGTCCCTCTGTTTTGGTAGTTCCTCCTCGACACTTTACTCACCATGAGAATAAACCTCACACAAAGGTTGGAGTTGATGAATGCAGCTTTTGCAAACAAAAAGGTCACTGGAAGGCTCAGTGTCCTAAATTAGTAAATCGTGCACCTCAGCAACAAAGACATCAACTCAGACCTCCTCAATTCGGTAATCAACCGCCTCATTATGGTAGCCAACCACAGTTTGGCAACCACTCACAACCTCGACCATACCGTCCTCCGCAATTTAATGCCGCTGCTACTGTACCTCCATCTGACTCGTATGATTTTGGGGCCTCATCTTCCAATCCTGCTCTTGCTGCCCTCTCAGAACAGTTTCAGAAGTTTCTTACCATGCAGCCACATGCCATGTCCGCCTCTTCTTCGGTAGGTCAGCCCCCTACTAGCTCTTCAG GATCCGCAGTCTCAGAAGCTGATTGGGACCGGCCGTAG